Proteins encoded by one window of Phenylobacterium soli:
- a CDS encoding SDR family oxidoreductase, which translates to MAARGAALVTGGARRIGRALVAAAADLGFDVAIHVRSVDDDAEAAASEVRARGRKAQIVACDLRKESTTVALVGEVEAELGPVTLLVNCASVFERDAFSDMNRASWDAHIETNLRAPLVLAQAFARRLPADREGLIVNILDQRVWKPTPEFFSYSLSKAALWEATRMLAQDLAPRIRVNGIGPGPTLASIHQTEEDFAAEVRSTLLQRPSDPAEIAAALRYLVDARAVTGQMIAVDSGQHLSWS; encoded by the coding sequence ATGGCTGCGCGCGGCGCGGCGCTGGTGACGGGCGGCGCGCGGCGCATCGGCCGGGCGCTGGTGGCGGCCGCCGCCGACCTGGGATTCGACGTCGCCATCCATGTCCGCAGCGTCGACGACGACGCCGAGGCCGCCGCCTCCGAGGTGCGCGCCCGCGGACGCAAGGCGCAGATCGTGGCCTGCGACCTGCGCAAGGAATCGACCACCGTCGCCCTGGTCGGCGAGGTGGAGGCCGAGCTCGGCCCCGTCACCCTGCTGGTCAACTGCGCCAGCGTCTTCGAGCGTGACGCCTTCTCCGACATGAACCGCGCCTCCTGGGACGCGCACATCGAGACCAACCTCCGCGCGCCCCTGGTGCTGGCCCAGGCCTTCGCCCGCCGGCTGCCCGCCGACCGCGAGGGCCTGATCGTCAACATCCTCGACCAGCGGGTCTGGAAGCCGACGCCGGAGTTCTTCTCCTACTCGCTGTCCAAGGCGGCCCTGTGGGAGGCCACCCGCATGCTGGCCCAGGACCTGGCGCCGCGGATCCGCGTCAACGGCATCGGGCCCGGCCCGACGCTGGCCTCGATCCACCAGACCGAGGAGGACTTCGCCGCCGAGGTCCGCTCCACCCTCCTGCAGCGCCCGTCCGATCCGGCCGAGATCGCCGCCGCGCTCAGGTACCTGGTCGACGCCCGCGCGGTGACCGGCCAGATGATCGCCGTCGATTCCGGCCAGCACCTGTCGTGGAGCTGA
- the rpiB gene encoding ribose 5-phosphate isomerase B: MTSNRRIVLTSDHTAIGLRQTIAVHIAAQGWEAVDIGPTTPESTPYPEHGAAAARMVASGDCRFGVILCGTGQGIMMAANKVKGVRCGVCGDTFSARMIRQHNDANMIAIGARVVGEGLALDIVDAFLAAAFEGGRHAPRVEMIKALEA; encoded by the coding sequence ATGACGAGCAACCGGCGCATCGTCCTCACCAGCGACCACACCGCGATCGGCCTCCGGCAGACGATCGCGGTCCACATCGCCGCCCAGGGCTGGGAGGCCGTCGACATCGGCCCGACGACGCCGGAGAGCACGCCCTATCCCGAACACGGCGCGGCGGCGGCGCGGATGGTGGCCTCCGGCGACTGCCGGTTCGGCGTCATCCTGTGCGGCACGGGCCAGGGCATCATGATGGCGGCCAACAAGGTGAAGGGCGTCCGCTGCGGGGTCTGCGGCGACACCTTCTCGGCGCGGATGATCCGCCAGCATAACGACGCCAACATGATCGCGATCGGCGCCCGCGTGGTCGGCGAGGGCCTCGCGCTCGACATCGTCGACGCCTTCCTGGCCGCCGCCTTCGAGGGCGGTCGGCACGCGCCGCGGGTGGAGATGATCAAGGCCCTGGAGGCCTAG
- a CDS encoding SMP-30/gluconolactonase/LRE family protein, whose protein sequence is MPLSAIPTEAFVKIAEGIDRPEDVVVGKDGRVFASDHQCAVAEIFADGSFKRLGPKGGAPNGINMDAQGRIVIANFGIYDREEGPLQRFDPASGEHETLLAGVGGRRLTSSNYPVIDRAGNIWCANSTHAETWPQALDGRPDGFIFVLRPDGSSDVVAEGLKFPNGMALSADERWLYCAQTSGADVVRFAVLPVGRLGPGERYGPVLGKLQGAGEAIDHNELGYTDGVGLDAEGNLWVCLPAANKVVAIRPDGRVVTVFHDPTGAVINHPTNVTWGGPDLRDLYVGSIRADYVLKGRSPVAGQPLVHQL, encoded by the coding sequence ATGCCGCTTTCAGCCATTCCGACCGAGGCGTTCGTCAAGATCGCCGAGGGGATCGACCGGCCCGAGGACGTCGTGGTCGGCAAGGACGGGCGCGTCTTCGCCTCCGACCACCAGTGCGCCGTCGCCGAGATCTTCGCGGACGGCAGCTTCAAGCGCCTGGGCCCGAAGGGCGGCGCGCCCAACGGCATCAACATGGACGCCCAGGGCCGGATCGTGATCGCCAACTTCGGCATCTACGACCGCGAGGAAGGTCCGCTGCAGCGGTTCGATCCGGCCAGCGGCGAGCACGAGACCCTGCTGGCCGGGGTCGGCGGCAGGCGGCTGACCTCGTCCAACTATCCGGTGATCGACCGGGCCGGGAACATCTGGTGCGCCAACTCCACCCATGCGGAGACCTGGCCCCAGGCGCTGGACGGGCGGCCGGACGGCTTCATCTTCGTGCTGCGGCCGGACGGCTCGTCCGACGTGGTCGCCGAAGGACTGAAGTTCCCGAACGGCATGGCGCTCTCGGCAGACGAGCGCTGGCTCTATTGCGCCCAGACGAGCGGCGCGGACGTCGTCCGTTTCGCCGTCCTGCCGGTCGGACGGCTGGGGCCCGGCGAGCGCTATGGCCCCGTGCTCGGCAAGCTGCAGGGGGCCGGCGAGGCGATCGACCACAACGAGCTCGGCTACACCGACGGCGTCGGGCTGGATGCGGAAGGCAATCTCTGGGTCTGCCTGCCGGCGGCCAACAAGGTGGTGGCGATCCGGCCCGACGGAAGGGTGGTCACCGTCTTCCATGACCCTACGGGAGCCGTGATCAATCATCCGACCAACGTCACCTGGGGCGGGCCCGACCTGAGGGACCTCTACGTCGGCTCGATCCGGGCGGATTATGTGCTCAAGGGGAGGTCCCCGGTTGCGGGCCAGCCCCTGGTGCATCAACTGTAG
- a CDS encoding aldehyde dehydrogenase family protein: MREYLKFYIDGQWVEPSEKKTLDVINPANEEVCGKIALGNAADVDKAVKAAKKAFASWSQTSREERIEVLGRILAEYQKRFGDLATAVTEEMGAPASLAQRAQVPIGMAHLATAVEVLKTFKFEEDRGPTMLVKEPIGVCGFITPWNWPLNQIVCKVAPAIATGCTMVLKPSEVAPFSGHIFAEIMHAAGVPAGVFNLVHGDGIGVGVPLSSHPDVDMVSFTGSTRAGIEVAKNAAPTVKRVAQELGGKSPNIVLDDDAFAKGVSRGVVTMMTNSGQSCNAPSRMFVPKKRMDEAIAVARETAAQVTVGDPNGNAQLGPVVSEVQFKKIQGLIQKGIDEGATLVIGGTGRPEGLDKGYYVKPTVFANVTNDMTIAREEIFGPVLSILGYDTLDQAIAEGNDTEYGLAGYVQAADLNKAREVARKIRAGQVSINGGGGDMMAPFGGYKMSGNGREWGDFAFHEFLETKAILGYAPKEAAE, from the coding sequence ATGCGCGAGTACCTCAAGTTTTATATCGATGGCCAATGGGTCGAGCCTTCCGAGAAGAAGACGCTCGACGTCATCAACCCGGCCAACGAGGAAGTCTGCGGCAAGATCGCGCTCGGTAACGCGGCCGACGTCGACAAGGCCGTGAAGGCCGCCAAGAAGGCCTTCGCGTCCTGGTCGCAGACCAGCCGCGAGGAGCGGATCGAGGTCCTGGGCCGGATCCTGGCCGAGTACCAGAAGCGCTTCGGCGACCTGGCCACCGCCGTCACCGAGGAAATGGGCGCCCCGGCCTCGCTGGCCCAGCGCGCGCAGGTGCCGATCGGCATGGCGCACCTGGCCACCGCCGTCGAGGTCCTCAAGACCTTCAAGTTCGAGGAAGACCGCGGCCCGACCATGCTCGTGAAGGAGCCGATCGGCGTCTGCGGTTTCATCACGCCCTGGAACTGGCCGCTCAACCAGATCGTCTGCAAGGTGGCGCCGGCCATCGCGACGGGCTGCACCATGGTGCTGAAGCCGTCGGAAGTGGCGCCGTTCTCGGGCCACATCTTCGCTGAGATCATGCATGCGGCGGGCGTGCCGGCCGGCGTGTTCAACCTGGTGCACGGCGACGGCATCGGCGTCGGCGTGCCGCTCTCCAGCCACCCGGACGTGGACATGGTGTCCTTCACCGGCTCGACCCGCGCCGGCATCGAGGTGGCCAAGAACGCCGCCCCGACCGTCAAGCGCGTGGCCCAGGAGCTGGGCGGCAAGAGCCCGAACATCGTCCTCGACGACGACGCGTTCGCCAAGGGCGTGAGCCGCGGCGTGGTCACCATGATGACCAACTCCGGCCAGTCCTGTAACGCCCCCTCGCGGATGTTCGTGCCGAAGAAGCGCATGGACGAGGCGATCGCGGTGGCCCGCGAGACGGCCGCCCAGGTCACTGTAGGCGACCCGAACGGCAACGCCCAGCTCGGCCCGGTGGTCTCCGAGGTCCAGTTCAAGAAGATCCAGGGCCTGATCCAGAAGGGCATCGACGAGGGCGCGACCCTGGTCATTGGCGGCACGGGCCGTCCGGAAGGCCTCGACAAGGGCTACTATGTGAAGCCCACCGTCTTCGCCAACGTGACCAACGACATGACCATCGCCCGCGAGGAGATCTTCGGGCCGGTGCTGTCGATCCTGGGCTACGACACCCTCGACCAGGCGATCGCTGAGGGCAACGACACCGAATACGGCTTGGCCGGCTACGTGCAGGCGGCGGACCTCAACAAGGCCCGCGAGGTCGCCCGCAAGATCCGCGCGGGCCAGGTGTCGATCAACGGCGGCGGCGGCGACATGATGGCGCCGTTCGGCGGCTACAAGATGAGCGGCAACGGGCGCGAGTGGGGCGACTTCGCCTTCCACGAGTTCCTCGAGACCAAGGCCATCCTCGGCTACGCGCCGAAGGAAGCCGCCGAGTAA
- a CDS encoding alpha/beta hydrolase, with protein MGAIDPHFQAMLEAQAKAMEGQTLPPLDQTPPDMVRAGYVMQRQAQDQNAPKDLDVRDFSIPGPHGDIPVRLYEPQGLGKPSGLLVYYHGGGWVIGDLDTHDGHCRRMARWGNCRVMAVHYRLAPEHPFPKGHDDALAAAKYAFDHCVDLGVDPKRIAVGGDSAGGNLAASVALDLKDDQSRQLAFQLLLYPALTDEWETPSRKTLDGPLLTFEAMRWFEKLLAAAGHPEAHRLSPMKAAELRGVAPALVVTAGHDCLKDEGFAYAERLKDAGVEVRHVEYPALVHDFYIMADVSPAVIEAAKETAAALKAKIG; from the coding sequence ATGGGCGCCATCGATCCGCATTTCCAGGCCATGCTCGAGGCCCAGGCCAAGGCGATGGAGGGCCAGACCCTGCCGCCGCTGGACCAGACCCCGCCGGACATGGTCCGCGCCGGCTATGTGATGCAGCGCCAGGCCCAGGACCAGAACGCGCCCAAGGACCTCGACGTCCGCGACTTCTCCATCCCCGGCCCGCATGGCGACATCCCGGTGCGCCTCTATGAGCCGCAGGGCCTGGGCAAGCCGTCCGGCCTGCTGGTCTATTATCATGGCGGCGGCTGGGTGATCGGCGACCTCGACACCCACGACGGCCACTGCCGCCGCATGGCGCGCTGGGGCAATTGCCGGGTGATGGCGGTGCACTATCGCCTGGCCCCCGAGCATCCGTTTCCCAAGGGACACGACGACGCCCTGGCGGCCGCCAAGTACGCCTTCGACCACTGCGTCGACCTCGGCGTCGATCCCAAGCGCATCGCGGTCGGCGGCGACTCCGCCGGCGGCAACCTGGCCGCCTCGGTGGCCCTCGACCTGAAGGACGACCAGAGCCGCCAGCTGGCCTTCCAGCTCCTGCTCTATCCGGCCCTGACCGACGAGTGGGAGACCCCGTCGCGCAAGACCCTCGACGGCCCGCTGCTGACCTTCGAGGCCATGCGCTGGTTCGAGAAGCTGCTGGCCGCGGCCGGCCATCCGGAGGCGCACCGCCTGTCGCCGATGAAGGCCGCCGAGCTGCGGGGCGTGGCCCCGGCCCTGGTGGTCACCGCCGGCCACGACTGCCTGAAGGACGAGGGCTTCGCCTACGCCGAGCGGCTGAAGGACGCCGGGGTCGAGGTGCGCCACGTGGAGTACCCCGCGCTGGTGCACGACTTCTACATCATGGCCGACGTCTCGCCGGCGGTGATCGAGGCGGCCAAGGAGACGGCCGCGGCGCTCAAGGCCAAGATCGGCTAG
- a CDS encoding MFS transporter yields the protein MSDSAPREASPPRWAAPSLIALIFLNQLGFGIIVPLLPFYAKSFNAPAWMIALIFSAFSVGTFFGEPFWGRLSDKYGRKPLLISTICGNALCYFALAFAPNAGIAFLIRLLGGLSSGNGSVVQGYLADVTAPEKRTRVMSWMSASWNVGLIVGPSLGGFFAKPSLGPIGFQLPLFIASGLFATSAICIALFIKESRARDLTNTFRPNRWAAFGEAYRHPVIGRLFLVTFMAGFAFTGVESVFGLWTQAKFGWGPRDVGVAFAFVGVASALTQMTVTAPLSERFGQGVMLAVGMAIVMLCMALQPFSVGGPMTIALMSLSAIGTSVAWPNVSALISQTADPQRQGQILGLNNAMGAAARVIGPFCAGLSFSGLTIDGPYIQGALMCAPAIWLALSAGRRAETVRAHTELEPT from the coding sequence ATGTCAGACTCTGCGCCGCGAGAGGCGTCGCCGCCTCGTTGGGCGGCGCCGTCGCTGATCGCCCTGATCTTCTTGAACCAGCTCGGCTTCGGGATCATCGTCCCGCTGCTGCCCTTCTACGCCAAGTCGTTCAACGCGCCGGCCTGGATGATCGCCCTGATCTTCTCGGCCTTCTCGGTGGGCACCTTCTTCGGCGAGCCGTTCTGGGGCCGGCTGTCGGACAAGTACGGCCGCAAGCCGCTCCTGATCTCGACCATCTGCGGCAACGCCCTCTGCTATTTCGCCCTCGCCTTCGCGCCCAACGCGGGCATCGCCTTTCTCATCCGCCTGCTCGGCGGGCTCTCCAGCGGCAACGGCTCGGTGGTCCAGGGCTATCTGGCCGACGTCACGGCGCCGGAGAAGCGCACGCGGGTGATGAGCTGGATGAGCGCCTCGTGGAACGTCGGCCTGATCGTCGGTCCCTCGCTCGGCGGCTTCTTCGCCAAGCCGAGCCTCGGGCCGATCGGCTTCCAGCTGCCGCTGTTCATCGCCTCGGGCCTGTTCGCCACCTCGGCGATCTGCATCGCGCTGTTCATCAAGGAGAGCCGCGCGCGCGACCTGACCAACACCTTCCGGCCCAACCGCTGGGCGGCCTTCGGCGAGGCCTATCGGCATCCGGTGATCGGCCGGTTGTTCCTGGTCACCTTCATGGCCGGCTTCGCCTTCACCGGCGTCGAGAGCGTCTTCGGCCTGTGGACCCAGGCCAAGTTCGGCTGGGGCCCGCGCGACGTGGGCGTCGCCTTCGCCTTCGTCGGCGTCGCCTCGGCCTTGACCCAGATGACCGTCACCGCGCCGCTCTCCGAGCGCTTCGGCCAGGGCGTGATGCTGGCCGTCGGCATGGCCATCGTCATGCTCTGCATGGCGCTGCAGCCGTTCTCGGTCGGCGGGCCGATGACCATCGCCCTGATGAGCCTGTCGGCGATCGGCACCTCGGTCGCCTGGCCCAACGTCTCGGCCCTGATCTCCCAGACCGCCGACCCGCAGCGGCAGGGCCAGATCCTGGGCCTGAACAACGCCATGGGCGCGGCGGCGCGCGTCATCGGCCCGTTCTGCGCCGGGCTGTCGTTCTCGGGACTGACGATCGACGGGCCCTACATCCAGGGCGCCCTGATGTGCGCGCCGGCCATCTGGCTGGCGCTGTCGGCCGGGCGGCGGGCGGAGACCGTCCGCGCGCACACCGAACTCGAACCGACCTAG
- the bla gene encoding subclass B3 metallo-beta-lactamase yields the protein MSALAATQALALPHDNDPVAPFKIGEGLYYVGASDITAFLLKTRDGLVLIDGGYPSTAPQILANIRTLGFGPRQVKVLLSTHAHIDHAGGLAQLKRETGAVLYASKLDGALMARGGKGDFGLGDAAAYPPVTPDRTLADGQKVSLGGWTLTAHITPGHTRGCTTWTFPVTVAGQTRQAMVLCSNSVLPMYRLAGKESYPGIAADYRRSYATWRSLPCDVFLASHGMFFNLKAKRAALEAGQADAFVDPAGCKAYFEKGEAAFDAELRRQQAAAKAP from the coding sequence ATGTCGGCGCTTGCGGCCACCCAGGCGCTCGCCCTGCCGCACGACAACGATCCCGTCGCGCCGTTCAAGATCGGCGAGGGGCTCTATTACGTCGGCGCCTCGGACATCACCGCCTTCCTCCTGAAGACCCGGGACGGGCTCGTCCTGATCGACGGCGGCTACCCCAGCACCGCGCCGCAGATCCTCGCCAACATCCGCACCCTGGGTTTCGGCCCCCGGCAGGTGAAGGTCCTGCTCTCCACCCACGCCCACATCGACCATGCCGGCGGCCTCGCCCAGCTGAAGCGCGAGACCGGCGCCGTCCTCTACGCCAGCAAGCTCGACGGCGCCCTGATGGCCCGCGGCGGCAAAGGCGACTTCGGCCTCGGCGACGCCGCCGCCTATCCGCCGGTGACGCCGGACCGCACCCTCGCCGACGGCCAGAAGGTCAGCCTCGGCGGCTGGACCCTGACCGCCCACATCACCCCCGGCCACACCCGCGGCTGCACGACCTGGACCTTCCCCGTGACCGTCGCCGGCCAGACGCGCCAGGCGATGGTGCTCTGCTCGAATTCGGTGCTGCCGATGTACCGGCTGGCCGGCAAGGAATCCTATCCCGGCATCGCGGCCGACTATCGGCGCAGCTACGCCACCTGGCGCAGCCTGCCGTGCGACGTCTTCCTGGCCAGCCACGGCATGTTCTTCAACCTGAAGGCCAAGCGCGCGGCGCTGGAGGCCGGCCAGGCCGACGCCTTCGTCGACCCCGCCGGCTGCAAGGCCTACTTCGAAAAGGGCGAGGCGGCCTTCGACGCTGAGCTTCGGCGGCAACAGGCGGCCGCCAAGGCGCCCTAG
- the infC gene encoding translation initiation factor IF-3 — protein MQAPPVKDGPRMNEDIRVPRVLLIDQNGEKQGVMPTSAAIEAAEEAGLDLVEIVPNADPPVCKILDYGKFKFQEQKKKNEARKRQKVVEIKEIKLRPNIDIHDYEVKSRSMHRFFEEGDKVKVTLRFRGRELAHPELGMKLLQKVKADFEPVAKVEYEPRMEGRQMIMILAPR, from the coding sequence ATGCAAGCGCCACCCGTCAAAGACGGCCCGCGCATGAACGAAGACATCCGCGTTCCCCGCGTCCTCCTCATCGACCAGAACGGTGAGAAGCAGGGCGTGATGCCCACCTCCGCCGCCATCGAAGCGGCCGAAGAGGCGGGCCTCGATCTCGTGGAGATCGTCCCCAACGCGGATCCGCCCGTTTGCAAGATCCTGGACTACGGCAAGTTCAAGTTCCAGGAGCAGAAGAAGAAGAACGAGGCGCGCAAGCGGCAGAAGGTGGTGGAGATCAAGGAGATCAAGCTCCGCCCCAACATCGACATCCACGACTACGAAGTGAAGTCGCGCTCGATGCACCGCTTCTTCGAGGAAGGCGACAAGGTGAAGGTCACCCTGCGCTTCCGCGGTCGCGAGCTCGCTCACCCGGAACTTGGCATGAAGCTGCTTCAGAAGGTGAAGGCGGACTTCGAGCCGGTGGCCAAGGTGGAGTACGAGCCGCGCATGGAAGGCCGCCAGATGATCATGATCCTGGCCCCGCGCTAG
- a CDS encoding glycosyltransferase family 9 protein, with amino-acid sequence MAHRGVEKILVIKLSALGDFVLALAAMKKIREAHKKAHITLLTTPPFEALAKTSPYFNAIWTDGRPETFGQWTALRKKLRAAGFDRVYDLQTSAHSGRLFHLMRPGPPDWSGIALGCSLPHKNPLRDSMHTLERQADQLMYAGIWPDAPTEPGTAPGPDLSWIWKNEPAERPVPGAVKPRPYVMFVPGGSAHRPEKRWPVENYAELARILYARGYDIVIIGGVQETPLAHAIQRVAPRARDLTGRTDFGRIAMLGARAALAIGNDTGPLHLAAAAGAPTVVLFSSASDPALAAPRGRVTILRSDRLSELPVAKVAQAASSLLSETTGAA; translated from the coding sequence ATGGCCCATCGCGGCGTCGAGAAGATCCTGGTCATTAAGCTCTCCGCGCTCGGCGACTTCGTCCTGGCGCTGGCGGCGATGAAGAAGATCCGCGAGGCGCACAAGAAGGCCCACATCACCCTTCTGACCACGCCGCCCTTCGAGGCCCTGGCCAAGACCTCGCCCTACTTCAACGCGATCTGGACGGACGGGCGCCCCGAGACCTTCGGCCAGTGGACCGCCCTGCGGAAGAAGCTGCGCGCCGCCGGCTTCGACCGGGTCTACGACCTGCAGACCTCGGCCCATTCGGGGCGGCTGTTCCACCTGATGCGCCCCGGCCCGCCGGACTGGTCGGGCATCGCGCTCGGCTGCTCCCTGCCGCACAAGAACCCGCTGCGCGATTCCATGCACACCCTGGAGCGCCAGGCCGACCAGCTGATGTACGCCGGCATCTGGCCGGATGCGCCCACCGAGCCGGGCACGGCGCCCGGCCCGGACCTCTCCTGGATCTGGAAGAACGAGCCGGCCGAACGGCCCGTGCCGGGGGCGGTCAAGCCCAGGCCCTATGTGATGTTCGTGCCCGGCGGCTCGGCCCACCGGCCCGAGAAGCGCTGGCCGGTGGAGAACTACGCGGAGCTGGCGCGCATCCTCTACGCCCGCGGCTACGACATCGTGATCATCGGCGGGGTGCAGGAGACGCCGCTGGCCCACGCCATCCAGCGCGTGGCGCCGCGGGCCCGCGACCTGACCGGCCGCACCGACTTCGGGCGCATCGCCATGCTGGGCGCCAGGGCGGCGCTGGCCATCGGCAACGACACCGGCCCGCTGCACCTGGCCGCCGCCGCCGGCGCGCCCACCGTGGTGCTGTTCTCCAGCGCCTCCGACCCCGCCCTGGCCGCCCCGCGCGGCCGCGTCACCATCCTGCGGTCGGACCGGCTCTCGGAGCTGCCTGTTGCAAAGGTGGCGCAGGCGGCCTCCTCCCTGCTGTCCGAGACCACCGGCGCAGCTTGA